A DNA window from Dunckerocampus dactyliophorus isolate RoL2022-P2 chromosome 17, RoL_Ddac_1.1, whole genome shotgun sequence contains the following coding sequences:
- the LOC129169721 gene encoding chondroitin sulfate proteoglycan 4-like isoform X3, with protein sequence MWTFLAELLILLLICRRQVYAVSFYGDSSIQLQTGEASFQTSVRVQFRTSSQQGLLFLAVGPRDFLLLELTSGRPQVRVDLGSGEQSLRSERDTNLTDLAWHSVEVALKHHHVSMTVDRNSHTRIRIPGPDLELSVDTLFVGGASGLNHPHLLNISTGFRGCLDEAIYNELNLLASLKSYSGYNSNHEVSLGCSELFSATEYDSIHFFSSKAFISLPPWETQHKGVFECELQPSGRKEDGIVLYSSGIQGGVVLEIRGGHLVATVGTAEGSKIEVRSHTHLYSNLTWYPIQLHLLPHTVQLKVGEELLQARLGLQNIQLKGPLFLGGLNEPVRGEAKQSELMSSKTRGQLSDSGGSFRGCLREIKVNAQRTGLPQAVVSKDITLDCKTGPPSETMSPTSSTYIPEFDIRNDSNFLLLRSLAVEEGSRAPLEPKHIKVNVDLPKLGLHPSEFMFRIEEQPVHGHLQLDPSPGPKVGMTPTAAEETDLAFSMLDLWQGRVTYVHSGSESQHDYFMFSIYSSYKKELPALFTEHRLYRFNVSISPVNDAPVLSLPQGNVFTLLQKSQRQLTTDVLRASDPDSSPADLVFSSMGNLDNEAGHLEHRDQPGRPTKVFSLYDLEEGKISFVHTGVSTTRLALRVSDGQMVSNPVILRILAVELEHKLVNNSGVEVNQGGASVITTNHLAVQVNVVDQPVDIHYDVTELPQYGELQRLHSSGEWKPTTFFSQRLLEKGRIRYLSTCHVSPTQNVIDQFKCQVSVGSLATETELVFPIVVRWIHYKVTRSKMEVNGVLKVVVTPEDLHVITKTVKLNDSDIHFRLLTEPKKGHLFLIDKVLKINSTFSQKNITDGLVTYELLTRLPVDTRDICSFQAFSTHASSTSHDFRINIRTESTDFTVLNKGLSVVEGGTKVITKSILFTHIASNCEIHYSITVQPQHGQIRRINLSNSTSINDNIVIFTNQDIIEERVMYVHDDSETKHDSFTFQIVVYKPTKPSGRKEDRNPLEHTVNISIQLINDERPVRVVDKVFHVARDGQRLVTLNDLCYRDNDSDFEDDWLVYTRRGIPMGELVLASAPDHKLYEFTQRDLKQVKAQDPYIEVKNNTGLMVQRGGLTTLTSYNLSVLSNLDIRDPQQLMYEVFLPPKHGVLFMNDGESAAEAGAVLLFTQEDLVAERLGYRHDGSHGLSDGFNVTARARERSGEGRPDDWRREVYLDIGFQIKIYLESHQRPPTVINNRPVVVAEGHNVSLNKDHLEVVHIDSKPSEIVFTIQRPPDLGLIEMFSSEKKLRTKNGGQQHLIQHSQKLRWKPTTSFTQEDINKGLVIYYQQTSGRTNDSALLEATNGVTKVGPIKLEIDIIPTLLPLQVSDLTLDEGSSLPLTPDIITVNSHHFSGMNFLYQIVVPPRQGHLEHSRIPGIPITAFTHTEVEREYISYIHDGSDTVRDNFTIIANQTENQKYSLPRTVHINVTPVNDETPVVTTNRGLKIWVGSVTEISVDDLSADDSDTPPDGLEFIVTPPSNGYLALKSAPSRPILNFTQSHIESGQLLFAHYGAVSGGFHFQVNDGVNYAPRQIFSLTAHSLVLTLQRNHPLEVYPGSVRPISEQELQVVTNDPSDMARNDTVVFTVTVPPKFGRLVRHMPDNSTQDISTFTQGMVKMGLVLYDQNKPESVGWLAADTFSFTVSSPPAFLPPNNFTILISYQANKHHHDHQHDSRLLNNAGAVLAEGGRVTIDRSKLDASNLLGKVPKPFQKDHHVVYRVTALPRHGVLSIQGRNLTRDQADFSQIALNKFGISYIHDDSETTSDSFTFRAWVAPLDASSSSSPFYSASSSLSSFDLVSHRHVKEHLAVIETFNITVTPVNDQPPLIRSRSPSMKVVVGEKVVLGPDNLQVEDHDTPPEELHYLVISKPNNGYLTLGERPEPVTSFTQYDVNHGRLHFIQQGEPSTGVFYFNVTDGYHRPLYKLFSLEVIKPSVSIVNNTGLSLVQGRTAVILTTNQLAAQTNGRSQANITYTVTAHPRHGRIAINDQEVMTFFHEDLQYGRVVYHMTDLSESEDSFQISVSASAPGVEYGNVTSQTVKVIVRPLIYLREPVRVPSGIAVKLGKAMMDASELARISRADPLFEVLSPPKHGKLVKMTYDPIRASEVLKSFTFRDVVQGRVAIEETLSDSDNQLQSNESALTTARGHAPATPLNDSFVFMLKAGNVQPAKGELHFTILPHHQMRHGPTGVNKADGANSEHKTTTRLPTRSKTTAGAVKGGGRKGVATSGKVELGMHPHIITLRNHNKTHHKVRPHTRIANHTRGGNHGGRSGGAPKPRPPSEPEHGPALPPDAHPVHVEVLPRPASDPLLIILPLLACLLLIVILVVLILVFRHRKEKQARMRLLQELGAVQLPAEGSPYLGRPERSVAMPSVVVTPLGPASCAASPRAPEGPRRRSLAPGMTFWGPFEAEATSSDDNIRGCERVIGRNSLPAISIECKSSRRSKSPTLKDNQYWV encoded by the exons ATGTGGACTTTCTTGGCTGAGTTGCTGATTCTCCTGCTGATTTGCAGAAGACAAGTTTATGCAG TGTCATTCTATGGCGATAGCTCCATCCAGCTGCAGACAGGAGAGGCATCCTTTCAAACGTCGGTCCGTGTGCAGTTCAGAACTTCCAGCCAACAAGGCCTTTTATTTCTGGCAGTGGGGCCCAGAGACTTCTTGCTGTTGGAGCTGACCTCGGGGCGCCCACAG GTTCGCGTGGACCTCGGCTCAGGTGAGCAGTCGCTGCGCTCAGAAAGGGACACCAACCTCACCGACTTGGCATGGCACTCTGTAGAGGTCGCTCTCAAGCATCATCACGTCTCCATGACTGTGGACCGAAACTCTCACACCAGGATTCGCATACCAGGACCTGATCTGGAGCTCAGTGTAGATACACTTTTTGTTGGTGGGGCATCAGGACTTAATCATCCGCACCTTCTCAACATCTCTACCGGGTTTAGAGGTTGCTTAGATGAAGctatttacaatgaactcaacCTGCTTGCCAGCCTGAAGTCTTATTCTGGCTACAACAGCAACCATGAGGTGTCTTTGGGGTGTAGTGAGCTGTTTTCAGCAACAGAATATGATTCGATCCATTTTTTCAGCTCTAAAGCGTTCATCTCTCTTCCACCATGGGAGACGCAGCACAAAGGGGTGTTTGAATGTGAACTGCAACCCTCTGGGAGAAAAGAAGATGGTATAGTCCTGTACAGTTCCGGTATTCAGGGAGGTGTAGTGCTAGAAATAAGAGGTGGTCACCTGGTGGCAACAGTTGGAACTGCGGAGGGGAGTAAGATTGAGGTGCGTTCCCATACACACCTCTACAGCAACCTAACATGGTATCCCATCCAGTTGCATCTACTACCCCATACTGTCCAGCTGAAGGTAGGTGAAGAGTTGCTACAGGCCCGTCTAGGGTTGCAGAACATCCAGCTCAAAGGACCACTCTTTCTGGGGGGGTTAAATGAACCAGTACGGGGAGAAGCAAAGCAATCAGAACTGATGTCTTCCAAGACTCGGGGGCAACTCAGTGACAGTGGAGGCTCCTTCAGAGGCTGCCTCagagaaataaaagtaaatgcTCAAAGAACTGGCCTCCCTCAGGCTGTTGTCTCCAAGGACATCACCCTGGACTGCAAGACGGGCCCGCCCTCCGAGACGATGTCTCCCACCAGCTCTACATATATTCCTGAATTTGACATTAGAAATGACTCCAACTTCCTGTTGTTGAGAAGCCTTGCGGTAGAAGAAGGAAGTCGGGCACCACTGGAGCCCAAACACATTAAG GTGAATGTTGATCTACCAAAGTTGGGCTTGCATCCATCTGAGTTCATGTTCCGCATTGAGGAGCAGCCAGTCCATGGCCACCTGCAGCTTGACCCAAGCCCTGGCCCTAAAGTGGGGATGACCCCAACTGCAGCAGAGGAGACGGACCTGGCTTTTAGCATGCTTGACCTCTGGCAGGGTCGGGTGACGTATGTTCACAGCGGCTCAGAGAGCCAGCATGACTATTTTATGTTCTCCATCTACTCCAGCTATAAGAAAGAACTTCCTGCATTATTTACGGAGCACCGTTTGTACCGCTTTAATGTCAGCATCAGTCCTGTTAATGACGCACCTGTGCTCAGCCTGCCACAGGGAAATGTTTTTACTCTACTTCAAAAGTCCCAACGACAG CTGACAACAGATGTGTTGAGAGCGTCAGACCCTGATAGCAGTCCTGCTGACTTGGTATTCAGTTCTATGGGAAACCTGGACAATGAGGCCGGACACCTCGAACACAGGGATCAACCCGGCAG GCCCACCAAAGTTTTCTCCTTGTATGATCTGGAGGAAGGGAAGATCAGCTTTGTGCACACTGGAGTTTCCACCACGAGGCTGGCACTCAGAGTCAGCGATGGGCAAATG gTCAGCAACCCGGTCATTTTGAGGATTCTGGCAGTTGAGCTTGAGCACAAACTTGTGAACAACTCCGGGGTGGAGGTGAACCAGGGCGGAGCGTCAGTTATCACCACCAATCATCTTGCAGTACAAGTTAATGTGGTTGATCAGCCAGTGGATATTCACTATGATGTCACAGAGCTGCCGCAGTACGGTGAACTCCAACGTTTACACTCAAGTGGTGAATGGAAACCCACAACTTTCTTTTCTCAAAGACTTCTTGAAAAAGGACGGATCAGATACCTGAGCACTTGCCATGTCAGTCCAACTCAGAATGTCATTGACCAGTTCAAATGCCAAGTCAGCGTTGGCTCTCTTGCAACAGAGACAGAACTTGTTTTTCCCATTGTGGTACGATGGATCCATTATAAGGTCACAAGAAGCAAGATGGAGGTCAATGGTGTTCTGAAAGTAGTTGTCACTCCGGAAGACCTCCATGTCATCACTAAGACTGTCAAACTCAATGACAGCGACATCCACTTCAGACTTCTAACAGAACCCAAAAAAGGTcatcttttcctcattgacaaagttctaaaaataaattcaaccttCAGCCAGAAGAATATCACAGATGGTTTGGTGACATACGAGCTGCTGACCAGACTGCCCGTTGACACCAGGGACATTTGCAGCTTCCAGGCCTTTTCCACACACGCCAGCTCAACGAGTCATGACTTCAGAATAAACATCAGAACCGAGTCGACCGACTTCACCGTCTTAAACAAAGGCCTTTCAGTTGTGGAAGGAGGGACAAAAGTCATCACAAAAAGCATCCTATTCACTCACATAGCGAGCAACTGCGAGATCCACTACAGCATCACGGTGCAACCACAGCACGGTCAGATACGGAGAATCAACCTCTCAAACTCGACCTCCATCAATGACAACATTGTGATCTTCACCAATCAGGATATCATTGAGGAAAGGGTGATGTATGTTCATGATGACAGCGAGACAAAGCATGATTCTTTTACCTTTCAAATTGTGGTTTACAAACCAACCAAACCCAGCGGCAGGAAGGAGGACAGAAACCCGCTCGAACACACCGTAAACATTTCGATCCAACTCATCAACGATGAGCGACCAGTCAGGGTTGTTGACAAAGTATTCCATGTGGCCAGAGATGGGCAGAGGTTGGTGACTTTGAATGACCTTTGCTACAGAGACAACGACTCAGACTTTGAGGACGACTGGTTGGTTTACACTCGAAGGGGGATTCCGATGGGGGAGCTGGTCCTGGCCAGTGCGCCCGATCACAAACTGTACGAGTTCACACAGCGAGATCTCAAACAG GTTAAGGCACAGGATCCTTACATTGAAGTGAAAAACAACACAGGCCTCATGGTCCAGCGAGGTGGGTTAACGACTCTAACCTCATACAACCTCAGTGTCCTCAGCAACCTGGACATCAGAGATCCACAGCAACTTATGTATGAGGTCTTCCTTCCGCCGAAACATGGTGTCCTATTCATGAACGATGGTGAatctgcagcagaagcaggCGCTGTTTTGTTATTCACCCAGGAAGATCTGGTTGCTGAGCGCCTGGGCTATCGCCACGACGGCAGTCACGGATTGTCAGATGGGTTTAATGTCACAGCGAGAGCAAGGGAGAGAAGCGGAGAGGGGCGGCCAGATGACTGGAGGAGGGAAGTGTATTTAGACATTGGCTTTCAAATAAAAATCTACCTAGAGAGTCATCAGAGACCACCAACAGTCATCAATAATCGTCCAGTGGTCGTCGCGGAAGGGCACAATGTCTCCTTAAACAAGGACCACTTAGAG GTGGTCCATATAGACAGCAAGCCTTCAGAGATAGTCTTCACCATCCAAAGACCACCAGATCTGGGCTTgattgagatgttttcctctgagAAGAAGTTGCGAACAAAAAATGGAGGACAGCAGCATCTCATCCAG CATTCACAGAAGCTGAGATGGAAGCCGACAACCTCATTCACTCAGGAGGACATCAACAAGGGTTTGGTCATCTACTACCAGCAGACATCAGGAAGAACCAATGATTCCGCTCTGTTGGAGGCCACCAATGGGGTCACCAAGGTTGGACCCATTAAACTGGAGATTGATATCATTCCCACGTTGCTGCCTCTAcag GTCTCTGACTTGACCTTGGATGAGGGGTCGTCCCTGCCGCTGACGCCTGACATAATCACAGTTAATAGTCATCACTTCTCAGGGATGAATTTCCTGTATCAGATTGTTGTTCCACCACGACAGGGTCACCTGGAGCACAGTCGGATCCCAGGGATTCCCATCACTGCTTTCACGCACACTGAG GTGGAGCGTGAATACATTTCCTATATTCATGACGGAAGTGACACAGTGAGAGACAACTTCACCATCATCGCTAATCAGACAGAGAACCAGAAGTACAGTCTGCCACGTACCGTGCACATCAATGTCACGCCCGTTAATGATGAGACTCCTGTTGTTACGACCAACAGGGGTCTGAAG ATTTGGGTGGGTTCGGTGACAGAAATCTCAGTGGACGATCTCAGCGCTGACGATTCCGACACTCCACCTGACGGGCTTGAGTTCATCGTCACACCGCCCAGTAACGGCTACCTGGCTCTGAAGAGTGCCCCCTCCAGACCCATCCTGAACTTCACCCAGAGTCACATTGAAAGTGGACAGCTGCTGTTTGCACACTACG GTGCTGTGTCTGGTGGCTTCCACTTTCAGGTGAATGATGGCGTGAACTATGCCCCTCGCCAGATCTTCAGCCTGACAGCTCATTCTTTGGTTCTTACACTACAGAGAAACCATCCATTGGAGGTGTACCCAG GCTCTGTGAGACCAATATCTGAGCAGGAGCTTCAGGTGGTAACCAACGACCCCTCTGACATGGCAAGAAATGACACTGTTGTGTTTACAGTGACCGTTCCTCCAAAATTTGGCCGCTTGGTCCGTCATATGCCAGACAACTCTACTCAGGATATTTCTACGTTCACACAGGGCATG GTGAAAATGGGGCTTGTCTTGTACGATCAGAACAAGCCAGAGTCAGTGGGATGGTTGGCTGCAGACACGTTTTCTTTCACCGTGTCATCTCCTCCTGCCTTCCTCCCACCAAACAACTTCACCATCTTGATCTCCTATCAGGCAAACAAACATCATCACGATCATCAACATGACAGCAGACTTCTCAACAATGCAG GCGCTGTGCTGGCAGAAGGCGGCAGGGTTACAATTGACCGATCTAAACTTGATGCCTCCAATCTCCTTGGGAAAGTGCCCAAGCCCTTTCAGAAAGACCATCATGTTGTTTACCGTGTGACTGCTCTGCCGCGCCATGGCGTTCTGTCTATCCAAGGACGCAACCTCACCAG ggACCAAGCAGATTTTTCACAGATTGCGTTGAACAAGTTTGGCATTAGTTACATCCACGATGACTCTGAGACCACGAGTGACAGCTTCACTTTCCGGGCCTGGGTGGCTCCTTTGGATGCCTCCTCCTCGTCATCGCCGTTCTATTCAGCTTCCTCCTCCCTTTCCTCATTTGACTTGGTGTCTCATCGCCACGTCAAGGAACACCTGGCTGTGATAGAGACATTTAACATTACGGTGACTCCGGTCAACGACCAGCCGCCACTGATTAGGAGTAGATCCCCGAGTATGAAGGTTGTTGTTGGAGAGAAAGTAGTTCTTGGACCAGACAATCTGCAG GTTGAAGATCATGACACCCCTCCAGAGGAGCTGCATTACCTTGTCATCAGTAAGCCCAACAACGGTTATCTGACGCTAGGTGAAAGGCCAGAACCAGTGACGTCTTTCACACAGTATGACGTCAACCACGGCCGGCTGCATTTTATACAGCAG GGCGAGCCTTCAACAGGAGTTTTCTACTTTAATGTAACAGATGGTTATCATCGGCCGCTCTACAAACTGTTCAGTTTAGAGGTGATTAAGCCCTCTGTGTCCATCGTGAACAACACCGGCCTGTCATTGGTTCAAGGCAGGACCGCAGTAATCCTGACAACCAACCAGCTCGCAGCTCAAACAAACGGTCGAAGTCAGGCCAACATCACCTACACGGTCACCGCGCACCCCCGTCATGGACGCATTGCCATAAACGACCAAGAGGTCATGACCTTCTTCCATGAGGATCTCCAATATGGCCGTGTTGTCTATCACATGACTGATCTCAGCGAATCAGAGGACAGCTTTCAAATCTCAGTCTCAGCCTCGGCACCGGGTGTCGAGTATGGAAACGTCACCTCGCAGACAGTGAAGGTCATAGTGCGACCTCTCATCTACCTGCGGGAACCAGTGAGAGTCCCCAGCGGCATCGCGGTGAAACTGGGGAAAGCTATGATGGACGCCTCCGAGCTGGCACGAATCAGCAGAGCCGACCCGCTCTTTGAGGTTCTGTCTCCACCAAAACACGGCAAACTAGTCAAG ATGACCTACGATCCCATCCGAGCATCAGAGGTCCTGAAGTCGTTCACATTTCGTGACGTGGTGCAAGGACGCGTAGCCATCGAGGAGACTCTGAGTGACAGCGACAATCAACTCCAAAGCAACGAATCGGCGCTCACAACGGCCCGAGGCCACGCCCCTGCCACGCCTCTCAACGATTCTTTTGTCTTCATGCTGAAGGCTGGAAATGTCCAACCAGCAAAAGGTGAGCTTCACTTCACCATCTTACCTCACCACCAGATGCGCCACGGTCCCACTGGTGTGAATAAAGCGGACGGAGCGAATAGCGAGCACAAGACCACCACCCGCCTGCCGACACGCAGCAAGACCACCGCAGGAGCGGTGAAAGGAGGGGGGCGAAAGGGAGTCGCAACATCCGGCAAGGTAGAATTGGGGATGCACCCTCACATCATAACACTGAGGAACCACAATAAGACGCATCATAAAGTGAGGCCTCACACCCGCATAGCAAACCACACACGCGGTGGGAATCATGGCGGCCGGTCAGGAGGCGCCCCGAAGCCTCGCCCCCCATCCGAGCCAGAACATGGCCCAGCTCTGCCTCCTGACGCCCATCCGGTTCACGTGGAGGTCCTCCCTCGGCCTGCCTCGGACCCTCTGCTCATCATCCTGCCTCTGCTGGCCTGCCTGCTCCTCATCGTGATCCTGGTGGTGTTGATCCTGGTGTTCCGACACCGCAAGGAGAAGCAGGCAAGAATGCGTCTCCTGCAGGAGCTCGGCGCCGTGCAGTTACCCGCCGAGGGCAGTCCATACTTGGGCCGGCCGGAGCGAAGCGTGGCTATGCCCTCTGTGGTGGTCACCCCGCTTGGCCCCGCCAGCTGTGCCGCCTCTCCCAGGGCACCTGAAGGCCCAAGGAGGCGGAGTCTGGCCCCCGGAATGACCTTCTGGGGGCCATTTGAAGCTGAGGCAACAAGTAGTGATGACAATATTAGAGGTTGTGAAAGAGTTATTGGTAGAAATTCATTACCAGCCATCTCTATAGAATGTAAGTCCTCTCGCAGATCCAAGTCCCCAACGCTGAAAGACAACCAGTATTGGGTTTGA